From Pseudopipra pipra isolate bDixPip1 chromosome 9, bDixPip1.hap1, whole genome shotgun sequence, a single genomic window includes:
- the ODF2L gene encoding LOW QUALITY PROTEIN: protein BCAP (The sequence of the model RefSeq protein was modified relative to this genomic sequence to represent the inferred CDS: substituted 1 base at 1 genomic stop codon), whose protein sequence is MSSSSQSSSSLPVLDCTSPLVDFDPQEKFILPHATEGKTYVLLGQTGKLCSLIQPYKKGYHRTTKAIQDKKYFTDQSKGSDSLEHHLGKYLNSEIIDTLIEKLSETETQNTNLRKKILEREKQIKELSSMLQCEKINTQKGNHLSRSVKEVQAHLQCQIQRKEAKNDELKVKIQNLEKKIAKWKHQVGEYKHQKSALKETSEQNKIALKKATKSQKQRAQFFEEAAKNLTSKIREHEVKLCEIWSTADVWKNQHDRMLEEKTMLEIQTEDLMNQITSLLEELERRKEWRRNSEEEILRKLNSGNSENENIYLENEKLKASIATLEKSTVSVEHELLHLQEKAKLQENLVEQHKNEVQKLQIAAEELKSRYERVLNENKKITENKCLEEDKVRDKTEAELKELEHVCDLLKAAEEKQQTLMFXKRIHAQKCKTLRKLQVQSEYEFSSAFFFCDISFNGRDDNNVTSMGSLSLEEENCNIQRKYEALKRQLGKMEFQNEELACQLRTQDQSLQCSKLKLEEKIAEYNALTRQLEYALEKGRKMVAEEQEKMSYKEQAFQTKLLVLETEVREGKEEKEQLLCIFHHNEKHHEICLKELENSLQKSENKNQSIQNYVEFLKAAYITMFG, encoded by the exons atgtcaTCATCATCACAATCATCCTCGTCTTTACCTGTACTTGACTGTACTTCTCCTTTAGTGGACTTTGATCCTCAGGAAAAGTTTATTCTTCCTCATGCTACTGAG GGAAAAACATATGTACTACTGGGACAAACAGGAAAACTCTGTTCACTGATTCAGCCATATAAAAAAGGTTATCATAGAACTACAAAAGCCATCcaagataaaaaatattttactgatcAAAGCAAAGGATCTGACAGTTTGGAACATCACCTAGGAAAATAT TTGAACAGTGAAATCATTGACACTTTGATAGAGAAGCTAAGTGAAACTGAAACTCAAAATACA aatctcaggaaaaaaatacttgaaagagagaaacagattAAAGAACTTTCATCCATGCTTCAGTGTGAAAAA aTCAATacacagaaaggaaaccacCTGTCAAGATCAGTAAAGGAAGTACAAGCTCACCTGCAGTGTCAGATTCAAAGAAAAGAAGCGAAAAATGAtgaattaaaagtaaaaatacag aatctagaaaagaaaatagcaaaGTGGAAACATCAAGTTGGTGAATACAAGCACCAGAAGTCAGCCTTAAAAGAAACAAGTGAACAAAACAAGATAGCTCTGAAAAAAGCAACGAAGTCCCAGAAACAAAGAGCTCAATTCTTTGAAGAAGCTGCAAAAAATTTAACCTCCAAAATAAGAGAACAT GAAGTCAAATTGTGTGAGATATGGTCCACTGCTGATGTCTGGAAAAACCAGCATGATAGAATGCTTGAAGAAAAGACAATGTTAGAAATTCAAACAGAAGATCTTATGAA TCAGATCACAAGCCTGTTGGAAGAAttggaaagaaggaaggaatggAGAAGAAACTCAGAGGAGGAAATTCTCAGAAAGCTAAATTCTGGTaactctgaaaatgaaaatatttaccttgaaaatgaaaaattaaag GCTTCCATTGCTACATTGGAGAAAAGTACTGTTTCTGTTGAACATGAGCTGCTACATCTGCAGGAAAAGGCAAAGCTGCAGGAAAATCTCGTTGAACAGCATAAAAATGAG GTACAAAAGCTACAAATAGCAGCAGAGGAATTGAAATCTAGGTATGAAAGAGtcttaaatgaaaacaaaaaaataacagaaaacaaatgcttGGAAGAAGATAAG GTGAGGGACAAAACGGAGGCTGAGTTAAAGGAGTTAGAACATGTTTGTGACTTGCTGAAAGCAgctgaggaaaagcagcaaacacTTATGTTCTGAAAAAGGATCCATGCACAGAAATGCAAAACCCTTAGGAAGCTGCAGGTTCAG TCTGAGTATgaattttcttcagctttttttttctgtgacatcagTTTCAACGGCAGG GATGACAATAATGTAACTTCTATGGGCAGTCTTTCCTTAGAAGAAGAGAACTGTAACATTCAGAGGAAATATGAAGCTCTTAAAAG GCAATTGGGAAAGATGGAATTTCAGAATGAAGAACTTGCTTGTCAGCTCAGAACACAAGATCAGAGTCTTCAGTGCAGTAAATTGAAGCTTGAAGAGAAAATTGCAGAATATAATGCATTAACCAGACAACTTGAATATGCtttggaaaaggggagaaaaatg GTagctgaagaacaggaaaaaatgtcataCAAAGAACAAGCCTTCCAGACAAAACTGCTAGTTCTTGAAACTGAAGtgagagaggggaaagaagaaaaagaacaactcCTCTGCATATTTCACCAT AATGAAAAGCACCATGAAATATGTTTGAAAGAGCTGGAGAACAGCCTGCAGAAGTCAGAGAACAAGAACCAGAGCATCCAGAATTATGTGGAGTTTTTGAAAGCTGCATACATAACAATGTTTGGCTGA